taataatcatatTTTATCTCCTAATATCTTAatcatgaaattttttttaaaaaaaaatcatattttatcctTTAATCTCTTATtcacaattattttttaaaagatcaaATATTATCTCTAATAGTcttttattttacattaataaaggattttttaaaaaagaaataaaatcaaatatcatttaagatctaaatttttaaataactaatttCAACATTTTTCCATCAGTATCTCCTTTcccactttattttttttttttttttaacttttctatcTTTTATAAGAAGATATCACCCTTCTCTGTTTTTTTACCATATgtcctctttttttttatatatataaaaaaaaaaaaaaaaaaacactttttaattttgtaaaaaagagttatttaatataattttttaatgtgcttttgtagtttttttctaCTCACATATTAAAGAAAGGTAAGAAAATACTTTACTTTTGAGATTCaagaaatttctcaaattttatgCAATTTAGATAACGTCATCAAAGTGATAGAGAAGAAAGTGATCTTTTTATGCTTCTtgtagcttttttttttcttttcacattttaatttttataaatgcaTACCAATAAGTTAAGgggtttataataatttttaccatttttacaatttttttcttttttttttctcttttcaaatttGTTGCAAGTACACACCAATTCATCTGcgtataattttgaaataatttgtaaaatcaaaataaagtttaaaatcaaAAGGAAGATTATTGTAAGtccacaaaaaaaataataagtattaGGATTAAAATCAAGTGTAATCAAATTAAAACGTGTAtgcacaaataataataataatatttttatttaaaatttgaaaaagttaatataatcaaataatcgttcaaaatatttttacaaaaaatagaaaagtataatattttcgtttaaattagaatttaaaattaagagaattatCAAGCCagcaaatttaaaataaatagaatatagAGAAACATCATGGTTTAATTTGAAGGTTAAAATCAAGTGTAATCAAATTAAGagtataataattttttaaaaaagaaggaAGATAGAACTAAgctttggaagaaaaaaaaatgatagacaAGATAAGATTTGCCACACAAGTCAATAAGTAAATATAAATAGAAACCTATGTTTAGTAAAAACATACTGAGTTCACAACTCCCAAGATTTTATAATTTCTTGAAGTGAAAATATATTAGCTTTAAGCTTTTATGTATacttactaattattttactcgttaaattacaaaatatacttaattataaTGTTACGTTCAATTgtattctaaattttgaaaagtttcattttaatctttaaaaatttaaaatttgtttcaaaacaactcttaagattttttttattggaattTAAAGATGAAAAAAGTGTGTAGTACATGTTATTTATGTGAACAAATCTAAACAAATacgaaaaataaattttgaggttagattttagagaaaaaaatctaGAAATGAAGGCATGGTTCACACATGTTATGtatctttaatttattatttttttcatgtatATATTTAGATTTGTTTACATAAACTAACACAACTCTATAAGTTTAACGACAAAAGCCTACAATACGTATTTACAAAAACGTTATAAATTTGAGgtataattgaaataaaacgaaaaagaaagagaaagaaaaagaaaaattagttatGACATGCGAAGTATTGTTGGGATGGTACATAATTTTGTGGATAGTGTCGGCTTTCTTAACTCTCAATCCAATATGGAGATATTAGGTGTAGCGTTGGAAGAGATTGTGGCATCAAATCACTCCCACTTGTTCCTaccttttttttcctaatattcTAATCTTAGCCACATCCCACCTTCCACTCTATACATCTCGATCCATCGAAAAATtattcgataaaattgttacaGTGTCATTGATAATTCTTTATCAAAAAATATATGAGGAGcgttaaaatatttcaaattcgtAGTTACATTATTAAGAATCTAATTTTTCTAATCCATTGCAAGGTTTTGgccaaaatattaaaagaataattatcCCACGTCAAAGAGGTTTAAAGAAGTGTTGAGCTCTAAGCACGATTGTCCGAGTCAGACACACTTCAAATCTGAGTGTActaattttagttaaattttgaaTGATACAAAAGGTTTAAAAGAGTGTTCTTATATTTAAGATCGAATAGAGAATTCTCgtgtttttttttagtttctaaatgtttttttttggcTTATTCTTGGGAAGGTTTTTCCAACCTCTATGACCATCAAAACTATCCAATATTAATCAAGAATCCTACTTATTTCTTACTTCTTTCTTACTTTACCCACCAACAACCATTGGAATCTACTAAAAAAATGAAGTTCTAGAAATGTTTatttaaataactaaaaattttGTCAACTCATCCATCATTGAATTGTTTTCTAGTGTCTTGTACATACACATATAATACTTCTTAACACTTTGCATTAGAAAGAAGAAAGTCAAGAGATGCCACTTGAAAAAAAGAACTGAATTCTATGAATATTATGCTGGTCTCTACCAAACAGCTTTCATGGAAGAATTAAGAAATCACCAGAGAATCAGAGATTATAGATCAAACATGGACTATATATACAATCAAATAATCCAATCGTCATTGTGTTTGAAGATCAAAACTCATGGATATATTCTAAGAATTACGATTATGAAGATTgtcaaaaataattaatctaaACAATCCAATTTAGTAGAACTAGAACCTGTTGAGCGGCTTAGAATGGAGGTAATGCTTTGCTCACGGTATTGAGATTTGCCCAGAATCCGACGAGGTCTTGCCGGTACGGAAGGTACGATCGTCTTTTATCTCCTTGTTTCAACATTCTGTTCCTCACGTAAAACAATTCGTGCGCCGATGATGCCTTCTCGACTGAGCCTCCTTTGATCTTCAAGTTTCTGGCGACGACGTTGGTCTCTGAACAGCTCTTCTTTCCCTTTGTATCTTCGCCTAATTTCTCtgatttctcttctttcttctttgtcAATTCTGATTTTGAAGACGGTGTTAAGAAGACGAACAGATTCTTTCCTCCTTCGCTGTTGCTTCGTGGAAGTAAGTTACGGAGCTTCCACCGTCTTGAAGATGACGATCCTGATCCTGATCCAGTGGATTTGCTCTTCTTACATTTTCCACGCTCCGCCGCTTGTACTGACTTAGGCGTCCAAACGCAGTACGTTCCCGGTGGAATTCCTTCCAATTCGTCGGCCTCAGACGACGACGGCGAAGGAAGATCACGATCAAGGTCACGTTCACGCTCGCGATCGTCAATTATAAGTTTCTGCAGAGAAATCTTTATAATCGGGGCATTTCTGTGGTTCAATTCATTAACCTCTGTTCCATCGCTCTTCTTCAATAGATCGTGATTGAAGATAGGAAAAACAGGACTAATCGGACAGTCTAAAACCATTTCATCCTCAGACTTCTGAAACAAAATAAATTCGAATTCACTTTCCTCACCGCCATCGCCATCTCCGGCCATTCCTTCAAACTCCCTGGCTACTCTGGCGGCAGTTTCTGCAGGTCCGTCGATAGAGTAACTGCTGAAGCTTGGACAGAGATCCAAAGCGCCGTCTTCTTGCATAGTTGGAGTagaagaaaacttgttgcagaATTGAGGCGATCCTTCTTCCTCCGTCTCTTCAGCTTCCATGGCAGGCAATTGAAGAAGCTATAAAGCTTCTTCACGTTTTTATAAAGGCGGGTtgttgaagaaagaaaaggacaTTGAGTCAggtaaaaatgatgaaatttaaatttaaatcactTTATTTTTCGATGAAAAAATATTTGCAGATATTAAATTCAACGGTTCGATATGGAAGTTAAATAATCATACGTATCCTTAATATCAtttataaactaataataatattcaTAACTTAATTGGAAAgtaaaaacaacttaattacttctttaaaaaaattccattgatatatctttaaaattgaaatctcaATATCGTTATcgacataaaaatacaaaaaattagtCATGtgtcaaattatgattagacaATTTGATAGAATGCATAAAAATAGGTGATATTTCTGATGcacctaaatatttttatattatccCCACACTCTTGTACTAAAAAGAGGTCATTTAACtctttttaattaatgttaaactatttaatataatataaaaaatacttAAGTATATCTAACGTGACAATCTTTATGCATCCCATCAATGTGTTTAATCATAATTTACCACGTGGAAAATtcactttatttcttttttttttttttgaaatattttaataatttttgcGTGTGATAATTagttttagtgaaatgtaaatatCCACTCAAGTATTATTCAtataatgtaataaaaaatatccttCAATCGTTATTAAATGACAttccttattattatttaggtgATACTTTGATGGATgcacccattttgatacattcCCATTTTATCACCGAcagataataaaatatttcaaagtAAATAAATTTGCCACGTGATTAATTTTGATTAGATAATTTGTTAAGATGTACAAAGATAGGTGTTAGCTCGGATACacctaaatattttctttaatattatttgaaccattaataataataacaaatgaaatgataaatatattaaattgaaattatgtTGCATCAATTTTATGATTATATTGCCAACATAAGCATAATCTAAACTTACAAAACTTATACTATCAATATCAAAGTATGAAGTTCCAATCCATGTCTCTATTCAtttaatggtaaaaaaaatgtttaaatcctattttagttcatgaactttgaatattgttctattttggtcctcaaactttaaaaaacattagtttttagtccctaaacttttaaaaaatgtttattttagtccCTAATATTAAAATTCTGTTAACTCTTTAACAGAAATGTAAAGGAACTTGTATTTTTGGATACTAAATTCTAGATGTATTGAGTAAGATGAAGATAAAGTAAAATTGCAACAACTAATACGTCAAAATACTGAACaactaaaaatgttttttaaattctCCTGCTTTGCCACCTTCAAAATCGAAACTTTAGGTCTTTTAGTGTAGCTAAGTTATTTGATAACATAGTCATCTAGATATACAAGTCACCTCGTCATTTTGTTAAAGAGATGATAAAATCTTAATATATCAAGggtcaaaataaacactttttaaaaatttagggactaaacacaaacatttttaaaagtttagggactaaaataaacaatattcaaagtttagagactaaaacaaacatttttaaaagtttaggaaccaaaatagaatattattcaaagtttagaaatcaaaataaaatttaaatctaaaaaaaaatcagtaattacatttttttttaaccttaaaagaatttaataagCTGTGTAAATTATAAACTCCATTGTACTCGCAAGAAAATTTATATACTTCATCagtaaaataattatatctgcaataattctaaatttaaaatcttAGCTTCACATTTTattgaacatatatttttaaaaaatattttatagtttgtaaaatttcagtcattttataaatatttttaaaaaaaataaatttcttccttttgcTTGAAACACACGTCAGAAACTTCATACGAAGGTGAATAAATAgttttcaaagaaaattaaaaaataaataaataaaaaaaaaagtcttgaTAGatcaataattataattaagttGAAAGAAATATTTGGGTGGATTGAAAGTCTCAATATATTAATAATCTATATTCTACGGCTAGTTATTGTCCTACGAAtgagatttttaaatttatttttttattttattttaagatggtttgaaatttttaatttataaatttgtgGAACATTTCTTTTTACATTATATCTACATTGAGTTccttattattgttatttttttcagtTCACATACTAAAGCTAAAAATAATACaaggtttatttttttaaaatcttaaaagaaaactctcatgcacacatttttttttagtattaggTAGGATTCAAACTACATATCATTCGGTTACGAACACATCCGTACGTCAATTGAGTTATACTCATTACTTTCATATATATTGCATCCAGTAAATATGGTAgcacatttaatattttttcattaaatattacttttatCTCTATTACCCGCAATGTTATTCAATTATACTCCCAATCGCAATGCCAtgttaaaattattgaaaaaattttcaaatctatAATTGTTACTATTTATcgatgatagacaatgataaaatggtaaataaattgacttattttcctatatttaataatagatctaaaattttcaattttgttacCTATAAACTTATTTCCTATCCAATTCTTAATTATGGAAGGTTAATTAGATAAcatgtaaaattaaacaaaatttgtactaaacaatatatatatatatatatatttttaaccaAAACATGGCTCAATTGATCAAGATATGCTATCAATTAAAAAGTTAGAGGTTGAATCTTCTCACCCCACttaatttttaactaaaaaggtgattatttttaaattagacAACTAGTTGTCAGTATATTAATTGAAATAACTAGAATTTATTGCTGGTgtttcgaacaaccaagtacagGGTCTAAACCTATTCAAAATTCGTATTTagcatatttaattatttatagttatttacgattataaCCCTAGAGTTTAGAGAAgtgcactatataaactctctaactctAGTGACGTCGTTTTGTATTCAGAAaacattttctctaataatgTTGTTCTCCCTCCGTCTCGTGGACGTAACTAACATACTGTTAGTGAatcacgtatatctgtgtgttaatatttttttacatttcttttatattctttaattaCCGATTTCGTAACAATACAAACGTTCTTTTAGTACAACATTTGTTTTATTCGAACAACTAGTTGTTAGTATCCATTGAATAGTGAAAATGTCCAATCCATAACTCTATCTCTTTTTTTGTCTAAACAAACAATActctatctcttttttttttatttgattttttttaatacaacaactatcggaatgaatttaaaagaaatcaaGAGAGATAATACATATAAATTATCATTGATCTAAGTCATTTTGACCATTAAATCATAACTAAATATTTCAAACTTCATTAAGTATACAATATCTTAATACACATTATTATTTGCTTAACTAATTGAATCATGTGGTTATATGACTTTATTGCATATTGAtctaaaaaaaaaggtaaataattagatgattatttttttttaataaatagtaCTCAAACCTAGGAATAAACGAATGTGGCTTGGCATTAGAATGTGTTCTTAGCTTCTAGAAGCCAAAGAATAGTGGACTttatgagataaaaaaaaatccatcatgaagaagaaatatattatataatatatttataaattattaaatgaatGTTTGGAGAAAGAGGTTGACCCATTATATAAGGTAACTGTTTAAAGAACAAGGAGAGAGCCAATTATGATAACgaattaatacaaattattattcattattcttcaataatattaaaataattggaTTTGTCGACCCACCCCTTTCTTCTTAACCTTCTTTTTATGTCTAAAAAGGAAAAGTTAGACCAAGTCGtgttttgatttttataatGTTTTTCTCTTCgtactaaataaatataattatacatatattgcTTCATTGAAAAGTAATATAAtcgttacttttttttataataaataaataaacgacTTTTACATTTAGTTTCTTTATATGTGGAagagaaaaaattgaagatattaaatttattttgtaagtcacgttcatatattaaaaaaaaaaattaaaatgagattTGTAATCCACAAAAATCTTACTCGTTTAGGGTTTTAGATGTAATGCCCCAGTTTAGGAAGCAGACATGAATGAAACGAaatcacatccgaatgagatGGATGTTGAAGATGTGAAAGTATTGATAAGAAAagcttaaaagaattaaaagttaTTATCTATACTAACAAGTGTGCTTAGCTTACAACCATCCTATGTTAGGTGACCTTTTAGACATTTTCCTAAgtatgtgagtgaggacaaaagATGTTGAAAAGACACGTATTGAtttgtggggacaactttcactcTTAAAAGTATTCAAGATAAGTAAGAACGACGTTGCCATTGGGGCATTACACGTCTACCAACTTCCACTTGCTTTGTCCACAAACCACATCTTACTGGGAGAgattttgctctgataccatttgtaATGTCTTAAGCCCGTAATTCAGATTAGGCGTTCAATTGGATTCCGAATTCTAGACCCGAACATTACATTAGAGTTCAAGATTTTAGGTATACCATGTTAAAAGTTAAgagtaaaattaatatatatatatataatatatatatatatatatataatatatattatatatatatactgtaaCATTCACATTTTTCACattataaaagttttttttttctttaacagAAACTATTTATTAAGCCCATTAAAACGGGACATTATAAAAGTAATAGAAATTTAAGTTGTTTTGAAAATGCATATTtggtaaatatattttaaaaataattgtaatTATTTGTTAACACACGAGCATAACTTAACTCACATTAAACATGAATTTTGGGTCAACAATTCAAATCgaataaaataaggaaaaaaaatgtaattattccaaaaaaaattaagtgACAACTAAAATGGagactttttcttatttttaatttttaatttttttttgccaaTTTTTCAAGTAGATAATTggtaataatataaatatataatactagaaaatataggtaaaaaaaaaaacgagagTTTGTTTCCTATTTTGTAATTAACGATTCAAAATTATGATAATTTATCATTAAGTCAATAAAATCTTCAATTAGCAATCAATTATgtcaactttttatttttttcgtaTTTTCACCTAATACTAAGATTAGCTctcatacatacatacatatacatatatacatacatacatatacataatatatatatattgtgggCTTTCTTTTCAATTGGTGAATAATGTTGAAATAAAAGAAGCTGGTTCTAATTTGTGGGTCCATTATTAAGACATTTTAATAATTCAATAGAGCTTCTTGAGATTTCATACTCTATATATACCAAGTTATAGTGATTTGATTATTAAGACTtctcaaatttgtaattttcaacatagaaaaaattgaaaaagaaaaatatagacTTTGGGTAGGaagtctttttctttcttttttttttttttttttacgacgAACAAGCTTAATTTTGCAAGAAGATAGAATTAGATGAAAAACTAATGTGTGAAAATCGACGAATGACACTAATTAAAAAATGTGGATAGATAAATAAATGAAAGTAAGCAGACATGAATAAAGGTATAATGTAATGTATATAATATtgaaaatggaattggagaaacTACTTGATTAAAGCTAGTAAGTATATCAATTTGCATCTTCCTACAAATTTGATTCGAAAAAATATCATATCAAACTTATAATTGTTGCAATAATCTCTTAAATTAtcataagtgaatcaatttggaacctttattaaaattatatttagagATTGTCAATGCATCAATTCTTAAACGTGCATAAACTTCTCCGAATGTCGGACTAATAAAACACACAACTATAATTGATGGattgatgattttcaaaggtaATCTCACCTAATTGAgaatctaaattgattcacttatgTAAGTTTAGgagattaattaataaagatgTGTCTCACCATAACATTGATCCAACACAAAATgtaattatgaaatatatgaattgatatacttacaaaagtttataatttaaatcgATATAATTATTAATGGCTTTTTATCAATATAGGAAAAtaagtcaacttatttacaaatatagtaaaatattacaacttatttataaatatagtaaaatatcactatTTATCATAGAGtgtcattttgctatatttgaaatattttcaataattttaccatttaaaataataacctattatttaattcaaaattttagttgACATATTCTAATAGTttagagtataaattgatatttactcgAAAGGACTTGCTATTTCAACTCACccctatatttaaaaaaagaaataaaaattgatgttaaccaaatttagatatagaaaaaataaaatatgatagaaTAGTTGtgaaatgaatttaaaattatgacaCTAGAGAATCCTTGCATTTTGGAAGCGTCTTAGAAGAAAGAATCCATCCATTTGtttacaaaatttatataattagtaATTATTACCAATGTGACATATGTCAAAATATTATCTTCTTTTGAAAAAACTTGGAAAAATGAATTAGTATATATTAATTGAAATATTCAATCgaataattaaagaaataataataagttgtggttgcttttaaaaattaaatatgtgctaacattaataacatttattcttcaattttttgtcatattaaataaacatttgttttttataagaaaaaaaaaacacaaaacttaatcAGAGTACACAatttattaattacaaataattaaCATATGTGTGGTTAAGCTTAAAGCATGCATTTTCTATAActtttaaccattttttaaaaattttcacaaataaaaaaaaaaatcaaactatttatagaattaacaaaaaaaaaaaaaaaaaacattgatagatACTAGTAATAGActtcaatcaatttttttatcacTAAAAGATATtagatattgatagatttctatcaatctctatcggtctttaaaaaaaaaaaaataaaataataataataaataataaatttctattttatgtaaatagttttctttttttctttttttctattttttatttttaaataatttcttGTGATATAAAAGTTTTCTATTACAATGACAATTTCCTTTTATTTCCTAGGTATAGAAGATCACCTATACATAAGGTAATAAAAGCTATGGGTATTTTTGTTAGATAATTAATTCATGGCTTTTAAAGAACTATAACTTTAGAAATAAaccaaattattcaatatatgacataaaacctttgaaaaaaaaacgtGCTTTTAAAAAGATTGAACAAGTTTCTTCTATCATTAAATTAAGTACCACTCTATTTTACATTATTAAatgcaacttttttttttcttgattggTTGCTTTCCGATGATAgtctatttgattttttcttttttgcttttttttttttttaaaaaaagataaatggtTTGGatcttatttgataattatttgggaCGTGTtcggtttttaattttttattttaaaatcaagtctataaatacttatctcatttctaaatttattgattttttatatattttttgtcaatattttaaaaaatcaaatcaagttttgaaaattaaaaaaaaatagtatttaaaaaattatttttacttttagaatttggttTAGAATTCAACTTATTTACTAAAGAAAGACAGAAACCAtcaatttccaaattaaataatctCCAACGTCAgtaattaaattcccgcaattacacttaaagttcaaaattccaaaaatgccctcaattaaaaaaaaattactgaaatcacattaataataaaaattcggggtgttacactttttcttttttaatctcTTAGATTCTCTAGCTAATTCAAATCCCtccacaatttttttaaaatttaaactaaatcaaatccaaaattccaaatatcTTAACCAATATATTTGAACCAATTACCATATCAAATTTTCTCAAACTCCAGCTCCAAGCAAATAAAAATCCAAATAATTtaatacaattaaattaaaattacccGAAGTTTGGGCGGAGAGAGGGAGATCAACTGGGCTGATGGGCTGGTGGGGTGCTACAAAGAGAGGGTTTTAGAGGGGGAGGAGTTTTTTTTCAACTGGGCCGAAGTTTTTTTTacttgtttaaaataataatttatttgataattttggtaggaaggaaaccaaatttgagagagaaataaaaatggggagggagggaaacaaaaaataaagattaaaaaaatattatttttatattttattttacacgAAAAATATGTCAAGTAAGAGTTTTTTATACTTGACGCGAAAAACGTGTCAAgcaagaccttatattacttgacacgaaaatcgtgtcaagtaaagattcgcgtgaaaatatctaaaatattccgtcaatctctgcttttttaacccttttacttgacattttcttgTCTTTTTTCCAAAGAAATGTCATGTAATTAAAATCTACAAGTGTCAAGTAAGGTCCATTTTGTAGTATGATAAtaaatggagagaaaataagctcaattttcaaaaataaaaaaataaatggttactaaatgaggccttgtttttcatttttttttccgttTATATATAAGCCTATAGAcactccaaattttgaaaaacaaaaaacagtttttaaaaactttgtttttatttttgaaatttggttatgaattcaactcttgtacataataaagatgtaaatcattgtaaaaaattgaGGGGAAAAATTTGCAAAACTCAAAAACCTAAAGTGAAATACTTACTAAACAGACCTAATTTTTCATtgcaaattttcatttaaatgatTAATTTCATGGGAGAATCTTCagaaatttttttgaaacatgctaatataaacaaataataaacataTCAAATTacctaaattaaaaattatcattcgtccttaaactttcatataattaacatttttgTCCATACACTTTTATTAAACTCCAAAAATTCAGAGCTCTCACAAACAAGGGCTTCTAactaattatttatgaaaaattcttataaatagaaaaatt
This DNA window, taken from Benincasa hispida cultivar B227 chromosome 6, ASM972705v1, whole genome shotgun sequence, encodes the following:
- the LOC120080015 gene encoding uncharacterized protein LOC120080015, with product MEAEETEEEGSPQFCNKFSSTPTMQEDGALDLCPSFSSYSIDGPAETAARVAREFEGMAGDGDGGEESEFEFILFQKSEDEMVLDCPISPVFPIFNHDLLKKSDGTEVNELNHRNAPIIKISLQKLIIDDRERERDLDRDLPSPSSSEADELEGIPPGTYCVWTPKSVQAAERGKCKKSKSTGSGSGSSSSRRWKLRNLLPRSNSEGGKNLFVFLTPSSKSELTKKKEEKSEKLGEDTKGKKSCSETNVVARNLKIKGGSVEKASSAHELFYVRNRMLKQGDKRRSYLPYRQDLVGFWANLNTVSKALPPF